In the Sphingobacterium sp. PCS056 genome, TTTAAATCTTCTTATAAACCATCTGGTCACCAAGAATTCTTCAAAGATCAAACCCTGATACGGTGTATTCCAAAGATCTGCATCAAATGATTTTTCTCCCTTATTCCAAACGGCTGAACCTAATCCTGTTCCTAGGGTGATCCCCAGTACTCTTTGTTTTGTATGGAGATGTTGAGCAAAAACTTCTCCTTGGAGAAATGCAGCGGCATCGTTGATAAAGTGTATGTTTTGTTCCGGTATTCCGATCAATGTGGATAGAGGTGCTTTGATATTCATTTTGTACAGGTCGTCGTATTTACTCTGTCCTGTCATCATAGAAACGCCATTTTCATAATCAAAAGGTCCTGGCATAGCAATACCAATATGTTTGACATTTGAACCACCTGCTGCCACACAACTGTTGATTGTGTTTGCCCAAGTAAGGAAAATCGATTTAGCATTTTCTTGTGAAAAAACGTGGTTTCTAACCACGTTTTCTGAAATAATTTTCCAATCTAATTTATTCACTATGGCGACGCTGATGTGTGTGCCGCCAATATCCACTCCTAAAATGAATTCACTTTTATCTGACATTTTTGTAACTAGATTGTTTTAATAAATGATCAGCAATAACCAATGCAGCCATTGCTTCAACAATAAT is a window encoding:
- a CDS encoding ROK family protein, giving the protein MSDKSEFILGVDIGGTHISVAIVNKLDWKIISENVVRNHVFSQENAKSIFLTWANTINSCVAAGGSNVKHIGIAMPGPFDYENGVSMMTGQSKYDDLYKMNIKAPLSTLIGIPEQNIHFINDAAAFLQGEVFAQHLHTKQRVLGITLGTGLGSAVWNKGEKSFDADLWNTPYQGLIFEEFLVTRWFIRRFKELTNIEVTGLKQIITEHQDKPAFNIICDEYSTHLIDFLDFFSKKYHCTDFVIGGNIAKALPLLMASKKNEIEAFHIKTAILGEEAAIIGAAAQFS